AGCCAGTCGTGGAGGGACCAGAAGTCGCCCTGCCAGGCGGCGCACTCGGAGGCCAGGGCCGCGGTCACCGAGTCCGGCCCCAACACGGGGAAGTGCTTGTAGACAAAGCGCAGGTCGCCGGCCTCGATGAGGGGCACCAGCTCGGGCATCACCTCCGCCTCGAAGCGTCCACACCAGGGACACTGGAAGTCGCTGTATTCCACCAACACCACGGGGGCGTCGGGGGCGCCCTTGCTGGTGGCGGGCTTATTCGTATAGCGCTGCCAGTTGGGGAGGGGCGCAGGCAGTTGGATGACCTGCTGGGATTGGGCCGGGGTGGGCGTGGCTGCCCCTGCGCCCGGTGCCGCATCTTGGACCGGTGCCGCCACAGCGGTCAGGGTGGCTTCCACGGCGGCCGCGATGGTCTCCTGCCTGGCAACAGGATCGTCGATGCCGGTACAGGCGGCGAGCCCTGCCGCAACGGCGAGGAGGAGAAGGGCGATGAAGATGCTCTTGTGGGTCGGTGGATTCATTGGATTGCCTCGCTCAGCTAAATTTCATCGGGTGATAGTCGCTACAAGCCGTTGACGCTTTCATCGACTTTGGGCGCTCCTTCCAGATGAGGAGGACGGGCATAGTAGGAGAGCACGTACATGGCTGTCAGGATAGCGAGTAACGCGTATACCTGGGCGGTACGAATGCCCGGCCCCCAGGTAGTGGGGTTGGCGCGGAATGCGGTGAAGAAGAGCTCGACTGCCCCATAAACCAGAAGTGCCTTCCAGAAGAGCTGGCCGGGGCGGACATCCTGGCGTTGCCACCAGAGGACAGCCAACCCCACCAGCAAGGCCCCGGCCACATAGAGCTGCACCGGGTGACGGGCTTCACCCCAGAGCTGCACCGCCCAGGGCACCTCGGCCGGCACGCCGTAGGCGTCGCCGGTCAAAAATTGGCCCAGGTTCCAGATCACCAGGGCCGCCAACGCGCCCATCGCCCCCGCGTCGGCGATCACGGCCAGGGGGAGTTGATGGCGGCGGCTGTAGAAAACCACCACCGCCGCACCGAACCCAATCCCCGGCCACCAGGCCAGCGTCCCCGGCCGCAGGGAGAAGAGCAATGTCGGTTCGGCCAGGTAGAGATCAAAGTAACGCATGGCGTAGGCGACGCGCGCGGCCACCAGCCCGGCCAGCAGGCCCACAAAGGTCGCGTTGTTGAAGGCCTCACTCCAGGACGCTGCGACCTTTTCCTTGCCGGCGAAACGGCGGATGGTACGGCTTCCCACTTCGCTGCCCACCGCAAAGGCGAGCAGGGCTGCCAGGGGGGCAACGGGCAGGGTCAATCCCAAGAAATGCAAGACTGGCCACATGCTTCTTTGCTTTCTCCTTGTTTTTTCCGGAGTTATCAGTGACTCCCCTGTAAAAAGGGCATTTTTCAACGCAAAGGCGCAGAGGGCGCAAAGCCGCAAAGAAACGCAGGAGAGAATTGTTCTAATCAGCGTTTATCTGCGTGGGGCAGCGTCCAATTTGACCTTTTTGCAGTAGAGTCATCGGTTCTCCAGAGACACCGATCCCCATGCGAAACAGGGGGTGGGGCAGGGGTGGCGTGAATCCGGCGCGGTTCATGGACCGGCCGTGATTTTGTTCACGCCACCCAGCAGGGCTGCCTCGTCCAGGGGGCCTCCCACCACAATGTCCTGAATGCGTCCGCTCGGGTCGACGAAGACGGTGGTCGGTATCGCTCGCACGTTGTAGCGAGCTCCCACCTCTTGCTGCCTGTCCAGTAACAGCGGAAAAGTGGTTCCCACCTGTTCTCGGGCAAACCGGGCCACGACACTGGCCTGTTCACCCTCGTCGATTCCCAAGACAAGAACCCCACCCCGGCCATATCGCTGCCAGATGGCTTCCAGGGCGGGCATCTCCCTTCGGCAGGGGGGACACCAGGTGGCCCAAAAATTCAGAATGACCGGTTTGCCCCGCAGGTCCGACAGGCGGACGCTCCCATCTTCAAGGCTGGTGAGACGGAAGTCCGGGGCCAGGAAACCGGCCTTGGGGGCCTCCACGTCCTGGCCCATCAGGCTGGCGTCGGTGACCCGACTCAGGTTGATCCAGGCCAGGCCGAGCAGGAGGACCACGATCATCAGCCCTCGCCAGTAGGTGGCGGGCAGGCCCTCCTCGCCGATGGAGCGGGGGGATATGGGCGATATGTCTGTTTTGGACATGGTGGTTTCGTTGCCATCCTTTGGGTCGACAATCCACTCCCGATTTGTCGGGCTTCACTATAGATAAAAGGGAGGGGCATTTTCAAGGAGGCCCTCCCTTTCCCTGGGGCCGAGGCGCTTGGAGGGCGAAAAATGTCATGGAATCCGACACCGTTGTCGGATATGCGACAGGGTCGCCCCATGGCCGGGGTGAGGAAGGCGAAATCGTCTGTTCGTAGCAAATGGGGAACCGATGGGGCAAATCCTACACTGGGGGAAGGGGCCGCCCAGAGGGGAGGGGCGAATCTTTCCGAGATCCTTTATTTCTCGGCCGGCCTATGGTAAAGATGCGGGTGTGGACGGAGCGTATAGCCCGGCCAGTCGCGCTCCAGATTGACGCCAGCGTGTACTGGTGTGAGGTTGGTGATCTACGGCATTGACTGAAATCCTTTCGGGAGAGACTGATGACAGGTACACGGCGGATCAAATCTTCTGGCCGACCGGCACGGCAAAAGACAGCCACCCGACGACGGCAGGATGCCGATCGGATCGTCATGGGGGGAGCGGCTTTGCTGGTGGCCCTGGCCCTTCTGGTTATTTACATCAACGTGCGCAGTTCCCGGCCCGTGGGCCCGGAGAAAGAGGTTCCCTCCTTGGGCAATACCCACCTGGCGCCTGGGGCCCTTTCGCCCATCCAATATAACAGCACGCCGCCTACCTCCGGCCCCCACTACGGAGGGCTGGTCTCCTGGGGCATTTACCGGACACCCCAGCGCTATGAACAGCTCATCCATAACCTGGAGGACGGTGGCGTGATCATCTACTACCAGTGTGGGGAAGAAGGGTGCCCAGAGCTGGTTGACCAGCTGGAGGCGCTGGTGCAGGAGCATCTGGATCTGCAACAACGGGTCGTGTTGCTCCCCAACGATCCCACCTGGACAGACGGTGGCCCGATTCCGCTGCACCAGGATATGGGCAGTCGCATCGCCCTCACCGCCTGGCAGCGCATCGACAAATTCGACGAATTTGATGCCGGGCGCATCCGCCAGTTTATCGCACGCTATCAAGGGGTTGATCACCACCGGTAAAATTCCAGGCGTTATCAAACTGCGGAACTGTTCACCATGCAGATTCGATCCACAGATTTCGCAGATGGCACAGTTTTTTTGACCCTGTCTGTGTTATCTGTGGAGGAAAATCAAGTGTAGAGGCAAGAAAGGAGATCTATGCAGCTCGAAGAGCTATGGAAGCCAATGGCCTGGCGGGCATGGCTGGCCACGCGCCGACGTCCCCGGACGGTGCACCCGGGTAGCCGATTTTGGGAGGTGGATGCCGTACGCGGCCTGGCCGTCGTCATGATGGTGATCTACCATCTGATGTACGACCTCTACTACTTCCAGATCACCGACGCCATCTTTACGGTGCCCTTTTGGTTTTACTTTCAGCGCACCACGGCCAGCACCTTCATCCTCCTGGTGGGGATTTCCCTGGCGATCCTGTACCAGCGGACCCAGGCCAGGGGGGAGCCAGGTCGAGTCCTCTGGCGGCAAAATTGGCGACGAGGCGTGCGCATCTTCGGCTGGGGGATGGTGATCACAGCCGTCACCTGGCTTGTCCTGGGTCCGCGGCTGGCGATCAAGTTTGGGGTGCTCCACTTCATCGGCGTCTCCATCGTGATGGCCACCCCGTTCCTGCGCTTTCGCTGGCTCAACCTGGGGCTGGGTGTGCTGCTGATCCTGGCCGGCAAGGTTCTGCAGCGCGGGACCTTCGACTGGCCCTGGCTGGTGTGGCTTGGCTTCGAACCGGCGAACCACGTCTACGTGGACTACTTCCCGGTCATCCCCTGGTTTGGCGTCGTGCTCATCGGTCTCTTTTTGGGTAACCTGCTCTACAATGGCAAGGCCCGGCGCTTCCGCCTGCCCAACCTGTCCGACTGGCCGCCGGTGCGCGGGCTGGAATGGTTGGGGCTGCGCTCGCTGACCATCTACCTGCTGCACCAGCCGGTGCTTTTGGCCATCCTTCTACCGTTGCTACGGCTGCTGGAGATGGCTCGGTAGGGGGGTGTCCGGTTGTCCAGTTGAATGAGAGACGTTCGACCTCTGCCAGAGGTTGAACTTCCAACCCACCAGTTACCGGTGGATGGGCCAGTAGGATGGTAGGCATCGTCTATTGTACAGGGGGAAGTGGAAGCAACATCGAGTAATCCAGAAAACCCCTGGCCGTCGTTTTCTAGGATGGAACGATGACTCCACTGCAAAAAGGGGGATGGCATCGCAGCGATCGCGGAGAACGCAGCGTTTTCAAGGAGAAACGCTCCACTCAGTTGGGGCAAGAAGGGAGGTCAGAGATGCAGACTTACAAAATTGTGCAAACAACCCAACTCAGAGGGCTTTTGAGCTTGCTGGTCGCGAGTGGGCTGTTGCTGGCGGCCTGTCAGTCAGCCGTGCCTGCGTCGCCAGCCACATCCGTACCCACCAATACGCCAGTACCGTCAACGTCCACACCTGAATCCATACCGACTGCGGAGGGCCAGGAAGCCCAGAAGGCGGAGGCCAGGACAGTCCGGGTTTCGCTGACTGAATTCACGATTGAAATGCCGAATACGGTTCCAGCAGGGCCAACCCTCTTCGAGGTGACCAATGAGGGTTCCTTCGCGCATAACTTCAAGATTGAAGGCCAGGGCATTGAGGAAGTATTCCAGACCACCCTGGCACCCGGCGAAACCCGCACCATGCAGATCGAGTTGCCGCCAGGTGAGTACCGGGTATATTGCCCCGTAGATGGGCATGCGAGGCGCGGGATGGATCTGCAACTGAGCGTGTCAGGGGCTGCTGAGACATCCCAGGCTGAGGCGACTCCTGCGCCGAGCTCGGAAGGTGCGGACGAAGAGAACGGCAGCTATGGTGGCTACCGCTATTAGCGCTGTCAGGTAGATAACTGTTCTACTCCTTGTGGGCCACCATCAGCTTGAAAATGCCGCCCCTGCCCAGATCTTCCACCCGATCCAGATGCAGGCCGCTGGCACGGACATTCTCCACGGTACGTCGATTGATATTGGCGCCCATGACCCGCACCACCAGGGGATTGACCAGGTCCATCAACGTCCCCAGGACCGGGTTGGCCGAGCGCACATGTTCCAGCAAGAGGAGCTGACCGCCCGGTTTGAGCACCCGACGTATTTCCTGGAGGCCCAGGATTGGGTCCGGTACCGAACAAAAGACGAAGGTGGCTACCACGTCGTCAAAGGAATCGTCGGGATAGTTCAGCGCCTGGACATCCCCCAGTTGCAGGTCTACTTTTACCCCCAGGGCCTGGGCCCGGCGCTGGGCCCGCTTGAACATGCCGGGGGTGAGATCGATGGCTGTGACTTCTGTGCCTGGTGGATAGAAAGGCATGTTTTTCCCCGTGCCCACGCCCACCTCCAGGATGTGGGGGCCCCTGGTAAGGGACCAGAGCCGTTCTCTCCACCCCTGGTAGCGTCTTTCAGCCAAAGCCTCCATCCAGTCGTAGAGGGGAGCGATCCGTTGATAGCGGGCTCGGGTTTGTTCCGTCGCGGCAGCATTCACCATGGTCGTTCTTCTCCTTGGGGTCACGAGGTTGTCCCGCACTTCAGTGCGGGACAAGGGATGACTGGAGTCTAAACCAGTCTGTCGGGATTTACCAGGTGGTTTCTACCTCTCGGATGTAGAGTGAGACCTCTACCGGGCTCATGCGATGGATGCAGGCTACGTCCATATCAGTGGCTCAGTGGCTCCTGCTCAGGTGCTCCTGCGGCTGTTTTTCCCGGGAGTGGGTCGTCGCAACCCCAGACGCGCGGGTGAACCAGCCGCTCTCCGTCAGGTACCTGCCCATGATCCGGTGGGTCAGCGCGGGCCTGGCGCAGATCTGCCCGGCCAGCGCCAGCAGCCATTCGGGTGTGTGCGCCACCAATGTCTGCAGGGTCAGCAGGCGGGCCTGGAAGCGCTCGTTACCGCGTACCTGTAACCGGTACAGTGCCTCCGCCTCCTGTCGGGTGAGGGAACCGGCCAGCACGCCGGCAATGGCGCGGCCGCAGTGAATGCCGTGAAAGATGGCTGTGCGGATGCCCTCGCCGCTCAGGGGCAGGCAGTGGCCGGCGGCGTCGCCCACCCGGAAGACTCCATTCACCACCGGCGCGCGCGGCGCGATCACCAGAACCCCACCGTGGGTGTCGCCAGGGGAGAGGTGGTAGCGGGACAGAAAGTGGGCCAGCACAGGCCGTAGCTGTAGACTTTTGTCGAAGCTGCCGACGCCAAAGCGGGTCGTCTGGCCACAGGGGAAGATCCAGGCATAGCCGTTGGCCACCAGGGCTTTCTCCACGTAGAAGTGGAGCCCCGGTGCATCCCAGGTGATGGGCAGTTCGGTCTCCAGGCCGTAGCCCCGGGGGGCTTGCGTTGGGGTGTCTGCGCCCGGCTGTGATCGCCATCCCGAGGCATCTACCACGAATGAGGCCTGTACCCGGCCCCGCGTCGTGGCGGCGAAATCTGCTCCCATCTGCGTGACCCGGGCCTGCCACACGTCGGCGTTCGTCTGGGCCAGCATCTCCTGGCAGAAGCGCCGGTAGTCGAAGGTCACGAACGGATCGCGCAGGGGGAAGCGGACTTCCCGCTGACCGATGTGCAGCACCAGGGTGCGATGTACAGCCTGGATGGACCGTTCAGCGCCGACTGCCTGCACCGTTTGCAGCGGGGTGCCACAGGCGGACATCGGGTGGGATCCGATGGGGTACTGGTCGACCAGCAGAACCCGGTGATCCGGCAGTTGCATGGCGACGGCCAGGCCAGCAAAGCTCCCTCCCACGATCACCACGTCAAAATGCTCATCCATCAGCTTTTCCCCCGGACCAGAACCAGGCCCAACCCGAGGCTGAGCAGCAGGCCGACCCCGATCACGCCCCATTCCAGCAGAGACTTGCTGCGATCCAGGGCCATCAACGCGGCCGAGGGTTCGGCAGGGACGGCCGCACCCTCGCCGGCCTCCACGGTCAATTCGGCCGTGAGTGTCTCGCCCTCGCCGCTGACCGCGACCACCTGGTAGATGCCGGACGACACATTGGCGGGGATGGTAAATTCCTGATGGAAGTCCTCGTCGTCGCCCACGGTCACCGTGCCCAGAGTAGTCTCGAAACCAACGCCTTGCAACGAGATGGTGAATTCCTCACCGGCCTCGACGCCCTCCCCCTTCACGTTGATAGAACCGCCGGGGACCACGACCGCTGGCTCCACGGTTATCTCGGCCCCGCCGTGGGCCAGGGCGGGGACCGCGGGGAGCAGCATCAGCCCCAGGAGCAGTACCGCGCCCATCTGCCAGAGCCGGCGGAACGATGCTTGCCTAGCCATACCGGTCCTCCTTCTTTTCCACGGGCACCGGAAGGGTTGCCGTGCGATGGAGCATGCGCGCCATGCCGGCCACGGTCACGATCATCAGGACGGCGCTGGCGACCACCTGACCCACGTCCAGAACGGTCATGGTGGCGCCGGCCGCCACAGCTTTGCTCTCCATCCACAGTTGGCCGGAGGCGAAGGTGGCCAGGGCCAACAGCACGAGAAAGGTTGTGGTGATTCTCTTCATGGGGTCACTTCCTTGTCGAATCGTTTCGTGCCAACCTGCGTTTATCCCGGGTTCGATGCAAGCCCCTGAGGAAATCACCCCATCAGGTGGGGCGCGGGCCGGCTCAGCCAGGCGTAGCCAGCCAGGGCGATCAGCACGACCAGCAGCAGGGTGGCGGCCGCCACTATCCAGCGCCGTCGCCGGGGCGAGAGCCAGGGGCTACGGTCCACGAAGGGCACCAGCGCCAGCAGGGCAAAGAGGACACCGCTACCCACCAGCAGGCCCCGGATGCCAAAGACGTCTTCCAAGGGATAGAAGGGCAGGAACATCCACGGCGGCTTGGTCACCTCGGCGCCGGGAACACCGGCCTGGCCCAGAGGCGCTGGCCAGGCCAGGGCCAGTACGCCGACCAAGGCGAAGAGCAGGAGGCCGTAGCCGGTCATCCTGCGCAGATGCACCGTGAAGCGGGAGCTTCCCTGCTCCTTCGTAGGCGGCCCTGAGGTGGCATCCACCGTTGCCTTAGGGGAGATGCCCAACTGCTTGATCAGGTAGATATGGGCGATGATGAGCAGGGTGAAGGCGGCCGGCAACAGGGTGACATGGCCCAGATAGAGGCGGGTGAGAATCGGGACGCTGCGGCTAAACTCACTGGTGAACCAGACGCCCCATAGCCCCAGCAACTCGCCGATCTCCCGGTTGTGGGCCAGGGCCTCCACCCCCTCCTGATCCCACTTCAACACGGTACCTGTGAAGACAAAGCCCAGGGTCACGGCCAGCAGTCCGAGGCCCACCAGCCAGTTGATCTCGCGCGGCCGTTTGTAGCTGGCGGTGGTGAAGACCCGGATCAGGTGCAGCAGCGCCGTCACCACCACCAGGTTGGCCGTCCAGAAGTGGACGCTGCGGATAAAATCGCCAAAAGGGACCTGGGTAATGATATAAATCACGCTGTCATGGGCGTTGGCCGGATGGGGGTGGTAAAATTGGGCCAGCAACACCCCCGTGGCAATGAGGACAAGGAAGCCAAAGAGGGTGATGCCGCCTAGCAGGTAGGGCAGGCTGTTGGCGTGTTCGGGTACCGGGTAGGCCAGCCCCGACAGCCCCAGCCGCTCGTCCACTTTCTCCCAGAACGAATGTGAGTCGATCCGCACGTTGCGGTCAGTCGTGATGGTGGTCATGGTCATTCTCCTGATTCAGTCGCACCGCGGACACAGCCTGTCAGGCCCTTCTGGAGGGGGCCGGTGCCCATGTATCCTGCTGGCACGG
This sequence is a window from Litorilinea aerophila. Protein-coding genes within it:
- a CDS encoding prolipoprotein diacylglyceryl transferase, with product MWPVLHFLGLTLPVAPLAALLAFAVGSEVGSRTIRRFAGKEKVAASWSEAFNNATFVGLLAGLVAARVAYAMRYFDLYLAEPTLLFSLRPGTLAWWPGIGFGAAVVVFYSRRHQLPLAVIADAGAMGALAALVIWNLGQFLTGDAYGVPAEVPWAVQLWGEARHPVQLYVAGALLVGLAVLWWQRQDVRPGQLFWKALLVYGAVELFFTAFRANPTTWGPGIRTAQVYALLAILTAMYVLSYYARPPHLEGAPKVDESVNGL
- a CDS encoding TlpA disulfide reductase family protein, producing the protein MSKTDISPISPRSIGEEGLPATYWRGLMIVVLLLGLAWINLSRVTDASLMGQDVEAPKAGFLAPDFRLTSLEDGSVRLSDLRGKPVILNFWATWCPPCRREMPALEAIWQRYGRGGVLVLGIDEGEQASVVARFAREQVGTTFPLLLDRQQEVGARYNVRAIPTTVFVDPSGRIQDIVVGGPLDEAALLGGVNKITAGP
- a CDS encoding DUF3105 domain-containing protein, with amino-acid sequence MTGTRRIKSSGRPARQKTATRRRQDADRIVMGGAALLVALALLVIYINVRSSRPVGPEKEVPSLGNTHLAPGALSPIQYNSTPPTSGPHYGGLVSWGIYRTPQRYEQLIHNLEDGGVIIYYQCGEEGCPELVDQLEALVQEHLDLQQRVVLLPNDPTWTDGGPIPLHQDMGSRIALTAWQRIDKFDEFDAGRIRQFIARYQGVDHHR
- a CDS encoding heparan-alpha-glucosaminide N-acetyltransferase gives rise to the protein MQLEELWKPMAWRAWLATRRRPRTVHPGSRFWEVDAVRGLAVVMMVIYHLMYDLYYFQITDAIFTVPFWFYFQRTTASTFILLVGISLAILYQRTQARGEPGRVLWRQNWRRGVRIFGWGMVITAVTWLVLGPRLAIKFGVLHFIGVSIVMATPFLRFRWLNLGLGVLLILAGKVLQRGTFDWPWLVWLGFEPANHVYVDYFPVIPWFGVVLIGLFLGNLLYNGKARRFRLPNLSDWPPVRGLEWLGLRSLTIYLLHQPVLLAILLPLLRLLEMAR
- a CDS encoding cupredoxin domain-containing protein, with the translated sequence MTPLQKGGWHRSDRGERSVFKEKRSTQLGQEGRSEMQTYKIVQTTQLRGLLSLLVASGLLLAACQSAVPASPATSVPTNTPVPSTSTPESIPTAEGQEAQKAEARTVRVSLTEFTIEMPNTVPAGPTLFEVTNEGSFAHNFKIEGQGIEEVFQTTLAPGETRTMQIELPPGEYRVYCPVDGHARRGMDLQLSVSGAAETSQAEATPAPSSEGADEENGSYGGYRY
- a CDS encoding class I SAM-dependent methyltransferase, with the protein product MVNAAATEQTRARYQRIAPLYDWMEALAERRYQGWRERLWSLTRGPHILEVGVGTGKNMPFYPPGTEVTAIDLTPGMFKRAQRRAQALGVKVDLQLGDVQALNYPDDSFDDVVATFVFCSVPDPILGLQEIRRVLKPGGQLLLLEHVRSANPVLGTLMDLVNPLVVRVMGANINRRTVENVRASGLHLDRVEDLGRGGIFKLMVAHKE
- a CDS encoding NAD(P)/FAD-dependent oxidoreductase; this encodes MDEHFDVVIVGGSFAGLAVAMQLPDHRVLLVDQYPIGSHPMSACGTPLQTVQAVGAERSIQAVHRTLVLHIGQREVRFPLRDPFVTFDYRRFCQEMLAQTNADVWQARVTQMGADFAATTRGRVQASFVVDASGWRSQPGADTPTQAPRGYGLETELPITWDAPGLHFYVEKALVANGYAWIFPCGQTTRFGVGSFDKSLQLRPVLAHFLSRYHLSPGDTHGGVLVIAPRAPVVNGVFRVGDAAGHCLPLSGEGIRTAIFHGIHCGRAIAGVLAGSLTRQEAEALYRLQVRGNERFQARLLTLQTLVAHTPEWLLALAGQICARPALTHRIMGRYLTESGWFTRASGVATTHSREKQPQEHLSRSH
- a CDS encoding cytochrome b, with product MTTITTDRNVRIDSHSFWEKVDERLGLSGLAYPVPEHANSLPYLLGGITLFGFLVLIATGVLLAQFYHPHPANAHDSVIYIITQVPFGDFIRSVHFWTANLVVVTALLHLIRVFTTASYKRPREINWLVGLGLLAVTLGFVFTGTVLKWDQEGVEALAHNREIGELLGLWGVWFTSEFSRSVPILTRLYLGHVTLLPAAFTLLIIAHIYLIKQLGISPKATVDATSGPPTKEQGSSRFTVHLRRMTGYGLLLFALVGVLALAWPAPLGQAGVPGAEVTKPPWMFLPFYPLEDVFGIRGLLVGSGVLFALLALVPFVDRSPWLSPRRRRWIVAAATLLLVVLIALAGYAWLSRPAPHLMG